A window of Phocoena phocoena chromosome 6, mPhoPho1.1, whole genome shotgun sequence contains these coding sequences:
- the OMD gene encoding osteomodulin, with amino-acid sequence MGVSSPVCVLFFLLGVKVYCQYESYQWDEDYDQEPDDVYQPEFQFHQNEDYGVPFHQHTLGCASECFCPPNFPSSMYCDNRKLKTIPNIPAYIQQVYLQFNEIEDVTADSFINATHLKEINLSHNKIKSQNIDHGVFAKLSNLLQLHLQHNNLEDFPFPLPKSLERILLGYNQISRLQTNAVNGLVNLTMLDLCYNQIDDSTLQEKILAKMEKLMQLNLCNNRLESMPPGLPSSLMYLSLENNSISAIPEDYFNELPKLHALRMSHNKLQDIPYYIFNLSNLIELNVGHNKLKQAFYIPRNLEHLYLENNEIENINVTLMCPSVDPLHYHHLTYIRVDQNKLKEPISSYIFLCFPHIHTIYYGEQRSTNGQTIQLKTQVFRRFQDDGDSEDHDDHHEATEEGTEENADPHYYGSQEWQETI; translated from the exons ATGGGCGTTTCAAGTCCAGTGTgtgtccttttcttccttcttggagTCAAAGTATATTGCCAGTATGAAAGTTATCAATGGGATGAAGATTATGACCAAGAACCAGATGATGTCTACCAACCAGAATTCCAATTTCATCAAAATGAAGATTATGGAGTTCCATTTCATCAGCATACTTTAGGTTGTGCCAGTGAATGCTTCTGTCCACCTAACTTTCCATCATCAATGTACTGTGATAATCGCAAACTCAAGACTATCCCAAATATTCCAGCATACATTCAGCAAGTTTATCTTCAGTTTAATGAAATTGAGGATGTGACTGCAGATTCATTCATCAATGCCACTCATCTTAAAGAAATCAACCTCAGCCACAACAAAATTAAATCTCAAAATATTGATCATGGTGTGTTTGCCAAACTGTCAAATCTACTACAACTCCACCTACAGCATAACAATTTAGAAGACTTTCCGTTTCCTCTTCCTAAGTCTTTGGAAAGGATTCTTCTTGGTTACAATCAGATCTCCAGACTGCAGACAAATGCTGTAAATGGGCTAGTAAACTTGACCATGCTTGATCTTTGTTACAATCAAATTGATGATTctacattacaagaaaaaatcctTGCGAAAATGGAAAAACTAATGCAGCTTAACCTATGTAATAACAGATTAGAATCAATGCCTCCTGGTTTGCCTTCTTCACTTATGTATCTGtctttagaaaataattcaatatcTGCTATACCAGAAGATTACTTCAATGAACTCCCAAAACTTCATGCTCTAAGAATGTCACACAATAAACTACAAGACATcccatattatatttttaatctttccaaCCTTATAGAGCTCAATGTTGGACACAACAAACTGAAGCAAGCATTCTATATTCCAAGAAATTTAGAACACCTATacctagaaaataatgaaattgaaa atatCAATGTCACATTGATGTGTCCATCTGTTGACCCACTACATTACCATCATTTAACATACATTCGTGTAGATCAAAATAAGCTAAAAGAGCCAATAAGCTCATACattttcctctgcttccctcaTATACACACTATTTATTATGGTGAACAAAGAAGCACTAATGGTCAAACAATACAACTGAAGACCCAAGTTTTCAGGAGATTTCAAGATGATGGTGACAGTGAAGATCACGATGATCACCATGAAGCCACAgaagaaggaacagaagaaaatgcTGACCCTCACTATTATGGAAGTCAAGAATGGCAAGAAACTATATAG